The following are encoded in a window of Sphingobium sp. Z007 genomic DNA:
- a CDS encoding DUF1622 domain-containing protein has protein sequence GAGSSLIRFLQQSLKGPIDQHVVGNFRSSLGEAILLGLEFLVAADIINTIAIQPTLSSLAVLAGIVLIRTFLSFSLEVEIKGRWPWQRATGTPRDD, from the coding sequence GGCGCCGGTTCTTCGCTGATCAGATTCCTGCAGCAATCCCTGAAAGGTCCGATCGACCAACATGTCGTCGGCAACTTCAGGTCGAGCCTCGGTGAAGCCATTCTTCTCGGACTCGAATTCCTGGTTGCGGCCGACATCATCAACACTATCGCGATCCAGCCAACGCTTAGCAGTCTCGCGGTCCTTGCCGGCATTGTGCTGATACGAACCTTCCTGAGTTTCTCGCTAGAGGTCGAGATCAAGGGTCGTTGGCCCTGGCAGCGGGCGACGGGAACCCCGCGCGATGATT